One window of Equus caballus isolate H_3958 breed thoroughbred chromosome 3, TB-T2T, whole genome shotgun sequence genomic DNA carries:
- the PLAC8B gene encoding placenta-specific gene 8 protein translates to MQTAAPVVIVTQPGSGPVSQTSNWQTGMCDCFSDCGVCFCGTFCFMCLACQVASDMNECCLCGTSVAMRTLYRTRYGIPGSICDDFMVTLCCPQCSLCQIKRDINRRRAMNMF, encoded by the exons ATGCAAACTGCGGCGCCAGTGGTCATTGTGACTCAGCCTGGAAGTGGTCCTGTTTCCCAAACCTCCAACTGGCAGACAGGCATGTGCGACTGCTTCAGCGACTGCGGTGTCT GTTTCTGTGGCACCTTTTGTTTCATGTGCCTTGCGTGTCAAGTTGCATCTGATATGAATGAATGCTGTCTCTGTGGAACAAGTGTCGCGATGAGGACCCTCTACCGGACCCGATATGGCATCCCT GGATCCATTTGTGATGACTTTATGGTGACCCTTTGCTGTCCTCAGTGTTCTCTTTGCCAAATCAAGAGAGATATCAACAGAAGGAGAGCGATGAATATGttctaa